One part of the Nymphaea colorata isolate Beijing-Zhang1983 chromosome 8, ASM883128v2, whole genome shotgun sequence genome encodes these proteins:
- the LOC116259498 gene encoding phosphoenolpyruvate carboxylase 4-like isoform X2: protein MLIEDLVREITSLWLTDELRRQKPTPVDEARAGLHIVEQSLWKAIPHYLRRVSNALKKHTARPLPLTCTPIRFGSWMGGDRDGNPNVTSKVTRDVAFLSRWMVADLYIREIDSLRFELSMSRCSDELAQLAYLVLYKGTTQEDWHHEGRNQQMHVDQPTSALPTKLPAGAGLPSCTGHNDGDTQLPILQFPRTDGRISELQEVEKTPTSVLLAKKPVGVSSRMGDDHSFADSNSADSSGSVRHAATGSPSSLTSGRYASFGSSQFNAQKKMFPESHSFQKLLEPSLPQRPGIAPYRIVLGDVREKLIKTRRRLELLLEGHRCDFDPSDYYETSEQLLEPLLLCYESLQSCGSVTLADGRLADLIRRVATFGMILMKLDLRQESGRHADTLDAITKYLDMGTYSEWDEDRKLEFLTNELRGKRPLVPTSIEVSADVREVLDTFRVAAELGSESFGAYVISMASNASDVLAVELLQKDARLTVSGELGRTCAGGTLRVVPLFETVNDLRGAGSVIRKLLSIDWYREHIIQNHNGHQEVMVGYSDSGKDAGRFTAAWELYKAQEDVVAACGEYGIKVTLFHGRGGSIGRGGGPTYLAIQSQPPGSVMGTLRSTEQGEMVQAKFGLPQTAVRQLEIYTTAVLLATLRPPLPPREEKWRNLMEEISRISCQHYRSAVYENKEFLSYFQEATPQAELGFLNIGSRPTRRKASTGIDHLRAIPWVFAWTQTRFVLPAWLGIGAGLQGACEKGYKDDLQAMYREWPFFQSTIDLIEMVLAKADMHIAKHYDEVLVSPSRQELGAQLRKELYNTEKHILVVTGHEKLSENNRSLQRLIESRLPYLNPINMLQVEILRRLRQDDDNHKLRDALLITINGIAAGMRNTG, encoded by the exons ATGCTGATTGAAGATCTG GTGAGGGAGATAACCTCCTTATGGCTAACAGATGAATTGAGGCGTCAGAAGCCCACACCAGTAGACGAAGCCAGGGCAG GTCTACATATAGTGGAACAATCACTTTGGAAGGCTATTCCACATTATCTTCGTCGTGTTAGCAATGCTTTGAAAAAG CATACAGCTCGACCACTTCCATTGACTTGCACACCTATACGGTTTGGCTCTTGGATGGGTGGTGATAGAGATGGAAATCCTAATGTGACATCAAAG GTTACAAGGGATGTTGCCTTTTTATCAAGGTGGATGGTTGCTGATCTTTATATTCGAGAAATTGACAGTCTCAGATTTGAACTTTCAATGAGCAGGTGTAGCGATGAACTGGCACAACTTGCCTATCTAGTCTTATATAAAG GAACAACTCAGGAAGACTGGCATCATGAGGGTAGGAATCAGCAAATGCACGTAGACCAACCAACTTCAGCATTGCCAACCAAGCTTCCTGCTGGTGCTGGTTTGCCTTCATGTACAG GGCATAATGATGGCGATACACAACTCCCCATACTGCAATTCCCACGCACTGATGGCAGAATTTCAGAGTTGCAG gaagttgaaaagaCTCCAACTTCGGTTCTTTTAGCCAAAAAGCCTGTTGGTGTATCTTCTAGGATGGGTGATGACCACTCCTTTGCTGACAGTAACTCTGCAGATTCTTCTGGTTCTGTACGGCATGCTGCAACAGGGTCACCATCTTCGCTAACTTCGGGCCGATATGCTTCCTTCGGTTCAAGTCAGTTTAATgcacaaaagaaaatgtttccAGAATCTCACAGCTTTCAGAAGCTTCTAGAACCTAGTCTGCCACAACGCCCTGGCATTGCTCCATACAGGATTGTCCTTGGGGATGTGAGAGAAAAG CTTATAAAGACGCGAAGACGTCTGGAGCTTCTACTTGAGGGTCATCGTTGTGATTTTGACCCTTCTGATTATTATGAAACATCCGAACAACTTCTTGAACCACTTCTTCTGTGCTATGAATCCCTG CAATCATGTGGATCTGTGACGTTGGCAGATGGACGCCTAGCAGATCTTATCAGGAGGGTTGCTACCTTTGGGATGATATTAATGAAGCTTGACCTGCGTCAG GAATCTGGTAGGCATGCTGACACGCTTGATGCAATTACAAAATATCTAGATATGGGAACATACAGTGAGTGGGATGAAGATAGGAAGCTGGAATTCCTTACAAATGAGCTCAGAGGGAAGAGGCCACTTGTCCCCACAAGCATCGAG GTTTCTGCTGATGTAAGAGAGGTTCTGGATACTTTCCGTGTTGCAGCTGAACTCGGGAGTGAGTCATTTGGAGCATATGTGATTTCTATGGCCTCCAAT GCTAGTGACGTTTTGGCAGTTGAGCTACTTCAAAAGGATGCAAGGCTCACTGTCAgtggggagctaggccgaactTGTGCAGGGGGAAC GTTGCGTGTTGTACCATTGTTTGAGACGGTAAACGATCTCCGTGGAGCTGGATCAGTTATCAGAAAATTGTTATCCATTGATTGGTATCGAGAACATATCATTCAAAATCACAATGGTCACCAAGAG GTGATGGTTGGGTACTCAGACTCGGGAAAAGATGCAGGACGTTTTACTGCTGCTTGGGAGCTATACAAGGCTCAGGAAGATGTAGTGGCAGCTTGTGGTGAATACGGTATCAAAGTCACTCTGTTCCATGGGCGTGGAGGGAGTATTGGTAGGGGTGGCGGTCCCACTTACCTTGCTATACAGTCCCAACCACCTGGATCTGTAATG GGAACTCTTCGATCAACTGAGCAAGGTGAAATGGTTCAAGCAAAATTTGGCCTTCCTCAAACCGCAGTGAGGCAACTAGAGATTTACACTACAGCTGTGCTACTTGCTACCCTACGGCCACCTCTCCCGCCTCGAGAGGAGAAGTGGAGAAACTTGATGGAAGAAATATCTAGAATAAGCTGCCAGCATTACAGATCTGCTGTATATGAGAACAAGGAATTCCTCAGTTACTTCCAAGAAGCCACTCCTCAGGCAGAGCTTGGTTTCCTTAACATTGGAAGTCGACCAACAAGGAGAAAAGCCTCAACAGGGATTGATCACCTGCGTGCCATCCCTTGGGTGTTTGCATGGACCCAGACTAGGTTTGTGTTGCCTGCATGGCTGGGTATTGGGGCTGGGCTTCAGGGAGCCTGTGAGAAGGGCTACAAGGATGACTTGCAGGCCATGTATCGAGAATGGCCATTTTTCCAATCCACCATCGATCTCATTGAAATGGTTCTGGCCAAGGCTGACATGCATATAGCTAAGCACTATGATGAAGTTCTGGTTTCTCCCTCCAGGCAGGAGCTTGGCGCACAGCTGAGGAAGGAGCTATACAACACCGAGAAGCATATTCTAGTCGTAACTGGTCATGAAAAGCTATCAGAGAACAATCGCAGTCTCCAGCGTCTCATAGAAAGCAGGCTTCCTTATCTCAATCCTATCAACATGCTGCAAGTAGAGATATTAAGAAGATTGAGACAAGATGATGATAACCATAAACTTCGGGATGCTTTGCTCATCACAATCAATGGAATTGCGGCTGGCATGAGAAACACAGGCTGA